From Paenibacillus antri:
GCCGCCGACCATGTATAAGCATTTCCAACAATTCCTATACTAGGACTACGGAACTGTTTACTTGGTCAGGAGGAGCCATCCGAGAATGGACAAACGCAAAGTAATAACCGCTTATCGCCGCGGGTTTCTAACGATTCAAGAATGCGCGCAAATTTTGGGCATCGACTCGCCGCAGATCATGAAGCTGGTGAACGATCCGTCGATGTCCGAAACGAAGCCGTTCGCCTTGCCGAAATCCGCAGCGAAGACGGTTTGATTCGCAGCCCAAAACCCCCGGAAGCATGGCTTCCGGGGGTTTCGTTTTCTTGCCAAGGATGATAGATTAACTTATAATAGTTCAAAACGCATTCGCGCATAAAAGCGTTAAAGTCTCGAAGAGTACGGGGTCGGGCTGGGGCAGACAAAAGGAGGAACCGGTTGTGAGGTATTTAACGGCGGGGGAGACGCATGGACCGCAGCTGACGGTCATTATCGAGGGGATGCCGAGCAATGTGCCGTTGACGGCGGAATTCATCAACGAGCAGTTGGCGCGGCGCCAGAAGGGCCACGGCAGAGGCCGTCGGATGCAAATCGAGAAGGACGAGGTCGCCATCGTCGGCGGCGTCCGTCACGGGAAGACGACGGGAGCGCCGATCGCGCTGGTCGTATATAACAAAGATTGGAAAAACTGGACGTCCGTCATGGGCATCGAGCCGGTGGAGGAAGATTCGGAAGCGAAGCGGCGCGTCAATCGCCCGCGTCCCGGCCACGCGGATTTGTCCGGCGGCATCAAATACAATCAGCGGGATCTTCGGAACATTCTCGAGCGCTCGAGCGCGCGGGAGACGACGGTCCGCGTCGCGGTCGGAGGCGTGGCTCGGGCGCTGCTCGCCCATTTCGGCATCGCGGTCGGCGGCCAAGTCGTCCGGATCGGCGAAGTGGAAGCGCCGGCGAACGACCTCCCGCTCGACGAGCTGATCGCGCTGACGGAAGCGTCGCCGGTTCGCGTCGTCGACAAGGCGACCGAAGAGAAGATGATCGCGGCGATCGACGCGGCGAAGGCCGACGGCGACACGCTCGGCGGCATCGTCGAGGCGATCGTCGAAGGCGCGCCGATCGGCCTCGGTTCCCACGTGCAGTGGGACCGCAAGCTGGACGGGCGCATCGCGCAGGCGGTCGTGTCGATCCAGGCGTTCAAGGGCGTCGAGATCGGCATCGGCTTCGAAGCGGCGAAGCTGCGCGGCTCGAAGGTGCACGACGCCATCCACTTCGACGAAACCAAAGGCTTCGTGCGGCCGACGAATCGCGCCGGCGGCTTCGAGGGCGGCATGACGACCGGCGAACCGATCGTCGTTCGCGGGGTCATGAAGCCGATATCGACGCTTTACAAGCCGTTAGCGAGCGTCGACATCGACACGAAGGAAGCGTTCACCGCCCAGGTGGAGCGTTCCGATACGTGCGCGGTGCCGGCGGCCGGCGTCATCATGGAGAACGTCGTCGCTTGGGAAGTCGCGCGGGCGATGGTCGAGAAGTTCGGCGGCGA
This genomic window contains:
- the aroC gene encoding chorismate synthase — translated: MRYLTAGETHGPQLTVIIEGMPSNVPLTAEFINEQLARRQKGHGRGRRMQIEKDEVAIVGGVRHGKTTGAPIALVVYNKDWKNWTSVMGIEPVEEDSEAKRRVNRPRPGHADLSGGIKYNQRDLRNILERSSARETTVRVAVGGVARALLAHFGIAVGGQVVRIGEVEAPANDLPLDELIALTEASPVRVVDKATEEKMIAAIDAAKADGDTLGGIVEAIVEGAPIGLGSHVQWDRKLDGRIAQAVVSIQAFKGVEIGIGFEAAKLRGSKVHDAIHFDETKGFVRPTNRAGGFEGGMTTGEPIVVRGVMKPISTLYKPLASVDIDTKEAFTAQVERSDTCAVPAAGVIMENVVAWEVARAMVEKFGGDSIEEMRRNYDSYLAYVKDY